TCCATCTTGGCCTGAAGCTTCTTGCGCTCCAGGTCGAAGACCTTCTGGTTTGAAGTGGTGGCCATCATGGCCAGGCCCTGGGGTATCAGATAGTTGCGGCCGTAGCCGGGCTTCACGGCGACGATGTCGCCAAGTTTGCCCAGGTTTTCCATATCGGCGCGCAAAATGAGTTTCATGGCTGCCATAGCGTGACTCCTACTGCATCTTCTTCAGAAGTTCGGCGCTGTGGGTGGCCGTGTAGTAGATGAGGGCCATCTGGCGTGCGCGCTTGATCTGGGTGGTGAGCCTGCGCTGGCACTTGGCGCAGGTGCCGGTGATGCGCCGGGCGATGATCTTACCGCGCTCGGTGATGAAGTCGCGCAGGATGTCAGGGCGCTTGTAGTCCAGGGGCAGGTTCTTGT
The nucleotide sequence above comes from Desulfovibrio sp.. Encoded proteins:
- a CDS encoding 30S ribosomal protein S18 encodes the protein MSFKKKFTPKKKFCRFCANKNLPLDYKRPDILRDFITERGKIIARRITGTCAKCQRRLTTQIKRARQMALIYYTATHSAELLKKMQ